One stretch of Equus przewalskii isolate Varuska chromosome 9, EquPr2, whole genome shotgun sequence DNA includes these proteins:
- the CDC42EP5 gene encoding cdc42 effector protein 5 gives MPVLKQLGPVQPKKRPERGALSISAPLGDFRHTLHVGRGGDAFGDTSFLSRHGGGPPPEPRAPPAEAPRCAPPPAVPQPPPPALRAPAPADPLLSFHLDLGPSMLDAVLGVMDAERPGAAAAKPDADPGSGAQHPRARCSPSEDLELDDVIGL, from the coding sequence ATGCCGGTGCTGAAGCAGCTGGGCCCCGTGCAACCCAAGAAGCGGCCAGAGCGCGGCGCCCTGTCCATCTCCGCGCCGCTCGGCGACTTCCGGCACACGCTGCATGTGGGGCGCGGCGGCGACGCCTTCGGGGACACGTCGTTCCTGAGCCGCCACGGCGGAGGGCCGCCCCCCGAGCCCCGGGCGCCGCCCGCGGAGGCCCCGCGCTGCGCGCCACCGCCCGCCGTGCCGcagcccccgccgcccgccctgcgcgcgcccgcgcccgccgACCCGCTGCTGTCCTTCCACCTGGATTTGGGCCCCTCCATGCTGGACGCCGTGCTGGGCGTCATGGACGCGGAACGCCCAGGGGCCGCGGCCGCCAAGCCCGACGCGGACCCCGGCTCCGGGGCGCAGCACCCCAGGGCCCGCTGCAGCCCTAGCGAGGACCTCGAGCTGGACGACGTCATTGGCCTGTAG
- the LENG9 gene encoding leukocyte receptor cluster member 9, which yields MAAAGAPESPLEVPAAEPPPPPACRFFLEGRCRFGARCHQPHPGAPARPSDEPEPEPGAKKPPLRTAAAVIQRIRWDPRLDPADFSVGYVDRFLGVREEPFSAFCWDEPLAALGPGVLAVPQHRVRYFRFRGRVVWDRASRTDHVFGSGSAAGRGPTILDVLDSGDAPDGGDARGTGDVHAGEARAEDAHRTAEAQDRLAAGPAGAPAGEQGERDTTELEDTFARERGGSEARHLEVVGTSAKAQKQELGGAGGQASPWTEPEKRLKPATAVGRTAEPQATAAPERTLEGFPDKAAEWGLGAWPLDRRENTVARAETPRQPRPTHFVALMVTEPGLQAGVAKAQEEMVRSAPSCAAFTVPAQALHLTLALLRLVGPGEVEAAVSALRRVLSAPGLQAPPWLSFTRLVLLGHHVLCAPPSPSLASMAQVLGQRLEAEGLRVLKPPGGLDPHLTLAKVPQGSEVCLPVPGFSPGQELGSQPLGKLWLCSMGRTGGTYQPLAEIPLG from the coding sequence ATGGCGGCGGCCGGAGCGCCGGAGTCGCCCCTGGAGGTCCCTGCTGCGGagcccccgccgccgccggcctGCCGCTTCTTCCTGGAGGGCCGTTGCCGCTTCGGTGCCCGCTGccaccagccccaccctgggGCGCCGGCGCGGCCTAGCGATgagcccgagcccgagcccgGGGCCAAGAAGCCGCCGCTGCGCACGGCCGCGGCCGTCATCCAGCGCATCCGCTGGGACCCGCGCCTCGACCCGGCTGACTTCTCGGTGGGCTACGTCGACCGCTTTCTGGGCGTGCGCGAGGAGCCCTTCAGCGCCTTCTGCTGGGACGAGCCGCTGGCGGCGCTCGGGCCGGGCGTGCTGGCAGTGCCGCAGCACCGCGTGCGCTACTTCCGCTTCCGCGGCCGCGTCGTGTGGGACCGCGCCTCGCGCACCGACCACGTCTTTGGCTCGGGCTCGGCGGCGGGTCGTGGGCCCACCATCCTGGATGTGCTTGACAGCGGGGACGCGCCGGACGGCGGGGACGCGCGCGGGACTGGAGATGTGCACGCCGGGGAAGCTAGGGCCGAGGATGCACATCGGACCGCAGAGGCGCAGGACCGCCTAGCTGCGGGCCCGGCTGGCGCTCCGGCAGGAGAGCAAGGAGAGCGGGACACGACGGAACTCGAGGATACTTTTGCCCGCGAGAGGGGAGGCTCGGAGGCCCGGCACCTGGAGGTGGTAGGGACATCTGCGAAGGCCCAGAAGCaagagctgggaggggctggaggccaggcTTCCCCGTGGACGGAGCCAGAAAAACGTCTAAAACCAGCCACTGCCGTCGGCAGGACTGCAGAGCCACAGGCCACGGCAGCCCCAGAGCGGACCCTAGAAGGTTTTCCTGATAAGGCAGCAGAGTGGGGTCTCGGGGCCTGGCCCCTAGACAGGAGAGAGAACACTGTGGCCAGGGCTGAGACCCCTCGCCAGCCCCGGCCAACGCATTTTGTGGCCCTCATGGTGACGGAGCCCGGGCTGCAGGCAGGAGTAGCCAAGGCCCAGGAAGAGATGGTCCGAAGTGCGCCATCATGTGCTGCGTTCACGGTGCCTGCACAGGCCCTGCACCTGACACTGGCCCTGCTGCGGCTGGTGGGCCCCGGGGAGGTGGAGGCTGCGGTCAGCGCCCTAAGACGCGTGCTCTCGGCCCCGGGGCTTCAGGCACCCCCTTGGCTAAGCTTTACACGCCTGGTGCTCCTGGGCCACCATGTGCTCTGTgcccccccttccccctccctggcAAGCATGGCCCAAGTGCTGGGACAGAGGCTGGAGGCCGAGGGGCTCAGAGTGCTAAAGCCCCCGGGAGGGCTGGACCCCCACCTCACCCTGGCCAAGGTACCCCAGGGTTCCGAAGTGTGCCTTCCTGTGCCTGGGTTCAGCcctgggcaggagctggggagccaGCCCCTGGGGAAACTCTGGCTGTGCAGCATGGGGAGGACAGGCGGCACCTACCAGCCCCTAGCTGAGATCCCCTTGGGGTGA